A stretch of Alkalicella caledoniensis DNA encodes these proteins:
- a CDS encoding M3 family metallopeptidase, producing MNKVNEIAEKLHKLQVEQSKLGWTLYTVGYDFGIEDMYKKVVEAFKDKESYSIICEAMNEDLDPVDKRRVEIMHSAFSSYHLSDELNELDMKIKLKTNELSKTLNTFRYSFEGRQVSSVELAQALSSDDDRERRKAAFFARAQINKPMVDGGFIELVKLRKEYAKKYGSENFVEYMLERNELDKDIFDSWKSQLHELLPKMNEVRQKYAKEFLNDDVIMPWDEQYISSKIAPSLNSAVDMSNYHGNIKELFDVFGIDISKYNITYDLFPRANKSEWGYNFTIETGVDSRILANVKNKFFEYGVLLHETGHAVHSFLKDPEELILNRGISGIVTEGIANLFGGFLYDPNFYGKFFDDKEKVEKEFTMLKEYKGLNSLRTINTIFFDHNLYKHDVESLEDIYELYWNTRKELLGEEPFGGEPPWAFLIHHTTHPIYYHNYFMGDVTCEMLAKVFKEKYEADIFDKPEEFGKFIIDEVIKPSGLYKYGELFKGISGKDFSLSYMIE from the coding sequence ATGAATAAAGTTAATGAGATTGCTGAGAAACTACATAAGCTTCAGGTTGAACAAAGTAAGTTAGGTTGGACTCTTTATACTGTGGGGTATGATTTCGGTATAGAGGATATGTACAAAAAAGTGGTTGAGGCTTTTAAGGACAAGGAAAGTTATAGTATTATTTGTGAGGCCATGAATGAAGATTTAGATCCCGTTGATAAACGACGTGTGGAAATTATGCACAGTGCTTTTAGTTCTTATCATCTTTCTGATGAGCTTAATGAGTTGGATATGAAGATTAAGCTTAAAACCAATGAACTGTCAAAAACTTTAAATACTTTTAGGTATAGTTTCGAAGGTAGGCAGGTTTCTTCTGTGGAGCTTGCACAGGCACTAAGTAGTGATGATGATAGGGAAAGACGTAAGGCTGCTTTTTTTGCTAGAGCCCAAATTAATAAACCAATGGTGGATGGTGGATTTATTGAGCTTGTTAAGCTGAGAAAAGAGTATGCAAAAAAGTATGGTTCAGAGAATTTTGTTGAGTATATGCTTGAGCGAAATGAGCTAGATAAGGATATTTTTGATAGTTGGAAATCACAACTTCATGAACTTCTTCCTAAGATGAATGAAGTGAGACAAAAGTATGCTAAAGAGTTCTTAAATGATGATGTTATAATGCCTTGGGATGAGCAGTATATAAGCTCAAAAATTGCTCCTTCTCTAAATAGTGCAGTGGATATGTCAAACTATCATGGGAATATTAAAGAGCTATTTGATGTTTTTGGTATAGATATATCAAAGTACAATATTACTTATGATTTATTTCCGAGGGCAAATAAATCTGAGTGGGGCTATAACTTCACCATCGAAACTGGTGTGGATTCAAGGATCCTAGCCAATGTAAAGAACAAGTTTTTTGAGTATGGTGTGCTTTTACATGAGACTGGGCATGCTGTGCATTCCTTTTTAAAGGATCCTGAAGAGTTGATTTTAAACCGTGGTATAAGTGGTATTGTTACTGAGGGGATCGCCAACTTGTTTGGAGGATTTTTATATGACCCTAATTTCTATGGTAAGTTCTTTGATGATAAAGAAAAGGTTGAAAAGGAGTTTACCATGCTTAAGGAGTATAAGGGGCTTAACTCCCTTAGGACTATAAATACTATCTTCTTTGATCACAATCTATATAAGCACGATGTTGAAAGCTTAGAAGATATTTATGAACTATACTGGAACACCCGTAAGGAGCTTCTAGGGGAAGAGCCTTTCGGCGGCGAGCCACCTTGGGCATTTTTGATTCACCATACTACACACCCAATTTATTATCATAACTACTTCATGGGCGATGTAACCTGTGAAATGTTGGCTAAGGTGTTTAAAGAAAAATATGAGGCAGATATATTTGATAAGCCTGAGGAATTCGGTAAGTTCATAATAGATGAAGTAATCAAACCTTCTGGTTTGTATAAATACGGAGAGTTGTTCAAAGGTATTAGTGGTAAGGATTTTTCTTTAAGTTACATGATCGAATAA
- a CDS encoding helix-turn-helix domain-containing protein — protein sequence MIRIKELRKDKKINQLKLAMDLNITQASISKYEIGAREPSLEILEKMSDYFDVSTDYIIGRSDIKKPILNKELKKEEVELLYKFRKLTSRQKERLYGYLDSLEDDNKK from the coding sequence ATGATTAGGATTAAAGAATTAAGAAAAGATAAAAAAATTAATCAACTGAAGTTAGCAATGGATTTAAATATAACTCAAGCATCTATAAGCAAATATGAAATAGGTGCAAGGGAACCTAGTCTAGAGATACTAGAAAAAATGTCTGACTACTTTGATGTATCAACGGACTATATTATTGGTAGAAGCGATATAAAAAAACCAATTTTAAACAAAGAATTAAAAAAAGAAGAAGTAGAATTACTCTACAAGTTTAGGAAACTTACTAGTAGACAAAAGGAACGATTATATGGTTATTTGGATAGTCTAGAAGATGACAATAAAAAGTAA
- a CDS encoding Cof-type HAD-IIB family hydrolase, with the protein MIKKVVFFDVDGTLLEYIKGMTSPLQSTIDAIKKLKDNGHVVVIATGRPRPFLPKEILSMDFHGYITANGAVVERDKALIYSKKIEKGILKKAVELFKKEKIVYFLEGYQKAYFSSLESQEARDFYEVFGVPRENITDEWKLEDIEANKMVVTIRDKDTLQRCVEILGNDFIFMKHPGAYSYDVYFKDCSKADGIREFLNYTGLDMKDTYAFGDGQNDIEMIQTVGTGVAMGNAKEELKSHADYVTDDVFSHGIANALKHFKLI; encoded by the coding sequence ATGATAAAAAAAGTAGTATTTTTCGATGTGGATGGCACACTTTTAGAATACATTAAAGGTATGACTAGTCCACTACAATCCACAATTGATGCTATTAAGAAACTAAAAGATAACGGACATGTTGTAGTAATTGCAACAGGAAGGCCTAGACCGTTTCTACCTAAGGAAATACTAAGCATGGATTTCCATGGATACATAACAGCCAATGGAGCGGTGGTAGAAAGAGATAAAGCGCTTATTTATAGTAAGAAAATAGAAAAAGGTATCTTGAAAAAAGCAGTCGAGCTTTTTAAGAAGGAGAAGATAGTATATTTCCTTGAAGGATATCAAAAAGCGTATTTCTCTAGTCTTGAATCTCAAGAAGCTCGGGACTTTTACGAAGTGTTTGGGGTGCCAAGGGAGAATATAACCGATGAGTGGAAACTAGAGGATATAGAAGCTAACAAAATGGTAGTGACAATTAGAGATAAAGATACACTGCAAAGGTGTGTCGAGATCCTAGGAAATGATTTTATCTTTATGAAACACCCAGGGGCATACTCTTATGATGTCTACTTTAAAGACTGCTCTAAGGCAGATGGTATAAGAGAATTTCTCAACTATACTGGCCTAGATATGAAAGACACATATGCATTTGGTGATGGACAAAACGATATAGAAATGATACAAACAGTGGGAACAGGTGTAGCAATGGGTAATGCAAAAGAAGAATTGAAAAGCCATGCAGATTACGTAACTGACGACGTTTTCTCCCACGGAATTGCAAATGCCTTAAAGCATTTTAAGTTAATTTAG
- a CDS encoding prolyl oligopeptidase family serine peptidase: protein MQNAKFTLVTEVLSYGEVGYAIICEYQNVINTELLSKSTFTVETKVDGELKPRTITNIYTNNQPRLTYEPTKGSYIIIELDPTDPHASTLDFDSQKFLTVKKDIEYYITQTSDIKTDDGEIIVANHQKFKHQDIMTLIVDDFEHLTHSDKSGNELPYSIYKPVIKQQEKYPLVIFLHGTGERGYGDKLQLLGNEGAIVWAKPDVQKRNPCFVLAPQAPYAQVLNAYWTKEPIFSLVKDLITKTIEEQPIDPNRVYITGISNGGVGTWYHLRENPDLFAAAVPICGFTKYDDEFFIKRSPVIDDKTVVVLKDKPIWVFHAEDDPLVDVKNGRKIVEAIKNAGNTKIHYTEYPKGQVQPNGHLSWVLAYKTQEMIDWLFNQKR from the coding sequence ATGCAAAATGCAAAGTTCACCTTGGTAACAGAAGTTTTATCATATGGCGAAGTGGGATATGCCATAATTTGTGAATATCAAAATGTGATTAACACGGAGCTACTTTCAAAATCAACATTTACAGTGGAAACAAAGGTAGATGGAGAACTGAAACCTAGAACTATTACTAATATCTATACAAACAACCAACCTAGACTCACATATGAACCAACTAAAGGTAGTTACATAATCATTGAATTAGACCCTACTGATCCTCACGCCAGCACCCTTGACTTCGACTCTCAAAAATTCCTCACAGTAAAAAAAGATATAGAATACTACATAACACAAACAAGTGACATAAAAACAGACGATGGTGAAATAATTGTAGCAAATCATCAAAAGTTCAAGCACCAGGATATAATGACACTTATAGTAGATGATTTTGAGCACCTAACACATAGTGATAAGTCAGGAAATGAGCTACCATACTCTATTTATAAACCTGTAATAAAACAACAAGAAAAATACCCACTTGTCATTTTCCTACACGGAACAGGGGAGAGGGGTTATGGGGATAAGTTGCAGCTCCTAGGAAACGAAGGGGCTATAGTATGGGCAAAACCTGATGTGCAAAAACGCAATCCCTGCTTTGTGCTAGCTCCCCAAGCTCCATATGCGCAAGTTCTCAATGCATACTGGACAAAAGAACCAATCTTTAGTCTAGTAAAAGATCTTATTACTAAGACAATTGAGGAGCAACCAATTGATCCCAATAGGGTATATATAACAGGGATATCAAATGGTGGTGTAGGTACATGGTATCATCTGAGAGAAAATCCTGACCTATTTGCAGCTGCAGTCCCCATATGTGGTTTTACTAAATATGATGATGAATTCTTCATCAAAAGGTCACCTGTTATTGATGATAAAACAGTTGTAGTTTTGAAGGATAAACCAATCTGGGTTTTCCATGCTGAAGATGACCCATTAGTTGACGTGAAAAACGGAAGAAAAATAGTTGAAGCAATTAAAAATGCTGGTAACACAAAAATTCATTACACAGAGTATCCAAAGGGGCAAGTTCAGCCAAACGGACACCTCTCATGGGTTTTAGCATACAAAACCCAAGAAATGATAGACTGGTTATTTAATCAAAAAAGATAA
- a CDS encoding sigma 54-interacting transcriptional regulator: MINIEKLKSITTTLGTRNNSKVLEEEIYYNTAKNFGTRLNITSFDMLTEKMSELGIGQVRITLISDSKIIVQLHECFTCGEMEYRGESICYFEGGILAGAISSILGRNMDAVETNCHALGDNYCEFKVTPEKIQETDLDINKKDDNMVNLALHSLRLAKNYSRVEHKTKEFHYKNQRLNQALKRALEINNSNKTILDNMPNFLAMIDNNGVVIKINKQYSEFLKTSSSEIENKNVNTLGWKSKYKDVLNNGNSEIWQEQIGKEEFIIFESPVTEGNGVLRQLIPTDSEFVKLMFDKISFLEREMKYYKNKAVAKSSETTSIDDLSVSSQSMKEVIPYMKKVSKTDATVLLRGESGTGKTMFAKAIHKESHRKNSPFICIDCTTIPENFFEAELFGYEPGAFTGANKNGKIGKLELAHGGTVFLDEIGEIPLETQAKLLRFLQEKEFERIGAISTKKVDVRIIAATNQDLEVMISNGKFRKDLYYRLNVININLPPLRERLEEIPALVDKILLDFCKEVGLNIKEFQEQGLKELIHYHWPGNIRELENLVKRLAINSEHSTITKEEVVKEIQKTKKNVNLGINNPVTDLKELTEKDQILKVLEEHNFNKTSAADELGITRQTLYNKIKRYEIEC; the protein is encoded by the coding sequence GTGATCAATATAGAAAAACTAAAATCCATAACCACCACCCTTGGAACTAGGAACAATAGCAAAGTCCTAGAAGAAGAAATATATTACAATACCGCTAAAAATTTTGGAACAAGACTTAATATAACAAGTTTTGATATGCTAACTGAAAAAATGTCTGAGTTAGGCATAGGACAGGTACGCATAACACTAATATCAGATAGTAAAATAATAGTCCAACTTCATGAATGTTTTACCTGCGGTGAAATGGAATACAGGGGAGAATCTATATGCTACTTTGAAGGTGGGATTCTAGCAGGGGCAATCAGTAGTATACTTGGTCGAAACATGGATGCAGTGGAAACTAACTGCCATGCCCTAGGGGACAATTATTGTGAATTTAAAGTAACTCCTGAAAAAATACAAGAAACTGATTTAGACATAAACAAAAAAGATGACAACATGGTAAATTTAGCTCTTCATTCTTTAAGGCTTGCTAAAAACTACAGCAGAGTAGAGCACAAAACTAAGGAATTTCACTATAAAAATCAAAGGTTAAACCAAGCACTAAAAAGAGCATTGGAAATAAACAACTCCAACAAAACTATTTTGGATAATATGCCAAATTTCTTAGCAATGATAGATAACAATGGAGTTGTAATAAAAATTAACAAGCAATACAGTGAATTTCTTAAAACCTCATCAAGTGAGATTGAAAATAAGAATGTGAATACCCTTGGATGGAAATCAAAGTACAAGGATGTATTAAACAATGGAAATTCAGAAATTTGGCAGGAACAAATCGGAAAAGAAGAGTTCATAATCTTTGAAAGTCCTGTGACAGAAGGAAATGGTGTTCTAAGACAACTCATACCAACTGACTCTGAGTTTGTAAAACTAATGTTTGACAAAATCTCCTTCCTAGAGAGGGAGATGAAATACTATAAAAACAAAGCAGTTGCAAAGAGTAGTGAAACAACGAGTATAGATGATTTATCTGTATCTTCACAAAGTATGAAAGAAGTAATCCCCTACATGAAAAAGGTTTCTAAAACAGATGCCACTGTTCTGCTGAGGGGAGAGAGTGGTACTGGAAAAACAATGTTCGCTAAAGCTATCCATAAAGAAAGCCACAGAAAAAATAGCCCATTTATTTGTATAGATTGTACTACAATCCCTGAAAACTTCTTTGAGGCAGAGCTTTTTGGATACGAGCCAGGTGCTTTTACAGGAGCCAACAAAAATGGGAAAATTGGAAAGTTAGAGCTGGCCCATGGAGGAACAGTATTCCTCGATGAGATAGGAGAGATACCATTAGAAACACAAGCAAAGCTTTTGCGTTTCCTTCAAGAAAAAGAATTCGAGAGAATAGGTGCCATATCAACAAAAAAGGTAGATGTCAGAATTATTGCTGCCACAAATCAAGACCTAGAAGTAATGATTAGTAACGGCAAATTTAGAAAAGACCTATACTATAGGCTCAATGTAATCAACATAAACCTTCCTCCTTTAAGGGAGAGGTTAGAGGAGATTCCTGCATTAGTAGATAAAATACTCCTAGACTTCTGTAAAGAAGTGGGACTAAACATAAAAGAATTCCAAGAACAGGGGCTGAAAGAACTTATACACTACCATTGGCCAGGCAACATCAGGGAACTTGAAAACCTTGTAAAAAGGCTGGCGATAAATAGTGAACATAGTACAATAACAAAGGAAGAAGTTGTAAAAGAAATTCAAAAAACCAAAAAAAATGTAAATCTGGGGATAAACAATCCCGTTACAGATTTAAAAGAGCTAACAGAAAAAGACCAGATTCTAAAAGTTTTAGAGGAACACAACTTCAACAAGACTTCAGCAGCAGACGAGTTAGGTATAACAAGACAGACTCTGTATAATAAAATAAAAAGATATGAAATTGAATGTTAA
- a CDS encoding 4Fe-4S dicluster domain-containing protein, with the protein MKVSIESKVKFLATNPDLCLGCRSCELACGAGKAAKYTPEERNSKRPIVPSIIVTQAQGLNKKIPAYCRHCENSFCLQLCPAKAITREHGAVKINDDKCTGCGICEQGCPYGVITMTSYKVNERTKTLANKCDLCLDRQINDRTPLCYTACPTKAITLHS; encoded by the coding sequence ATGAAAGTATCAATTGAGTCAAAGGTTAAGTTTCTAGCTACAAATCCAGACCTCTGTCTAGGATGCAGAAGCTGCGAACTAGCCTGCGGTGCAGGTAAAGCGGCAAAATACACCCCTGAAGAAAGAAACTCTAAACGACCCATAGTACCTAGCATAATAGTTACTCAAGCCCAAGGCCTAAACAAAAAAATCCCAGCATACTGCAGGCACTGTGAAAACTCCTTTTGCTTGCAGCTATGTCCAGCCAAAGCTATCACCCGCGAACATGGTGCAGTGAAAATAAATGACGACAAATGTACAGGCTGTGGCATCTGTGAACAAGGCTGCCCCTACGGAGTAATAACAATGACTTCATATAAAGTAAATGAAAGAACTAAAACCCTAGCAAACAAATGCGACCTATGTTTAGACAGACAGATAAATGACAGAACACCACTATGCTACACAGCATGCCCAACAAAGGCAATAACCCTACACTCCTAA
- the cooS gene encoding anaerobic carbon-monoxide dehydrogenase catalytic subunit: MSKCHNLSNQCLIDKAQNEKIDLVWDRYEKMLPLCGFGEKGICCRICMKGPCRIDPFGNGPQEGICGANADTIVARNLVRMMAAGAASHASHGKEIAKTLLNVGRQTAKNYSIKDPEKLKAIAKNINIDIEGKDIHQIAREVAYESLMDYSRFEEDTCTWLTNTITKSRLEKLEGLGVALNNIESSVADIMSRTHLGTDADPINLLLAGMKTSLGDYTGMQISTHLSDVLFGTPEPVISTANLGVIKKDAVNIAVHGHNPLLSEIIVDVVDELNHEAIAAGATAGINIVGVCCTGNEVLLRRGIPMASNYLSQELTILTGALEAMVVDVQCIMPSLSKIASCYHTKMFTTMPEAKIPGATHLELHDEHALENARDIVRQSIEAFKRRDESKILIPEEKSNIIAGFSTESIVNLLSKIDSEKPLRPIIDNIVNGNIRGVVLFAGCNNVKVTQDYNFVHMAKKLLENNILILATGCGAGAFAKNSLMNSEATKEYAGESLKAVLTLLGKEAGLDVPLPPILHMGSCVDNSRGVDLAVALANELGVDLNQLPLVASAPEVMSEKAIAIGTWVTGLGVPVHIGLMPPVEGSPLVANVLTEGLKDVVDGYFIVEGDPLTAADKLTQVIEEKRAALNIPSAVKEEK; the protein is encoded by the coding sequence ATGAGCAAATGCCATAACCTTTCAAACCAATGCCTAATAGATAAGGCACAAAACGAAAAAATCGATCTAGTTTGGGATCGTTACGAAAAAATGCTACCCCTTTGCGGATTCGGAGAAAAAGGAATCTGCTGTAGAATATGTATGAAAGGACCATGCCGTATAGATCCATTTGGCAACGGTCCACAAGAAGGAATATGTGGTGCCAATGCAGACACCATAGTTGCTAGAAACCTAGTGAGAATGATGGCAGCAGGAGCTGCATCCCATGCATCCCATGGTAAAGAAATAGCTAAGACCCTACTAAATGTAGGTAGACAAACAGCTAAAAACTACTCCATTAAAGACCCAGAAAAACTAAAAGCCATAGCAAAAAATATAAACATTGATATTGAAGGCAAAGATATCCACCAAATAGCTCGGGAAGTAGCATATGAAAGTCTAATGGACTACTCCCGTTTCGAAGAAGATACATGCACATGGTTAACTAACACAATAACCAAGTCAAGACTAGAAAAACTAGAAGGATTAGGTGTAGCGCTAAACAATATCGAATCATCTGTAGCAGACATCATGTCAAGGACACACCTAGGTACAGACGCAGACCCAATAAACCTACTACTAGCAGGTATGAAAACATCCCTAGGTGACTATACAGGCATGCAGATTTCAACACATCTATCAGATGTTCTATTCGGAACACCAGAACCTGTAATAAGTACTGCAAATCTAGGTGTTATCAAAAAAGACGCTGTAAACATAGCAGTACACGGCCATAACCCATTATTAAGTGAAATTATTGTAGATGTTGTTGACGAACTAAACCATGAAGCTATAGCTGCAGGAGCCACTGCAGGTATCAACATAGTTGGTGTATGTTGTACAGGTAATGAAGTACTTCTAAGAAGGGGTATTCCCATGGCATCAAACTACCTGTCCCAAGAACTTACAATCCTAACAGGTGCCTTAGAAGCAATGGTTGTTGACGTACAATGTATCATGCCATCATTATCTAAAATTGCTTCATGTTATCATACAAAAATGTTTACAACCATGCCAGAAGCTAAAATCCCAGGAGCTACCCACCTAGAACTACACGACGAGCATGCCCTAGAAAATGCAAGAGATATTGTTCGTCAATCCATCGAAGCATTCAAAAGAAGGGATGAAAGTAAGATACTAATACCAGAAGAGAAAAGCAATATTATAGCAGGTTTTAGTACTGAATCCATCGTAAACCTACTGAGCAAAATAGACAGTGAAAAACCACTACGTCCAATAATAGACAATATAGTCAACGGAAACATCCGTGGAGTAGTGCTATTTGCAGGATGTAACAACGTAAAAGTCACCCAAGACTATAACTTTGTGCACATGGCAAAGAAATTACTTGAAAACAATATCCTAATCCTTGCAACAGGCTGTGGAGCTGGCGCATTTGCTAAAAACTCACTAATGAACTCCGAAGCCACCAAAGAGTATGCAGGAGAAAGCCTAAAAGCTGTACTGACACTTCTAGGAAAAGAAGCAGGACTAGATGTTCCCCTTCCACCAATCCTTCACATGGGATCCTGTGTAGACAACAGTAGAGGTGTAGATCTTGCAGTAGCCCTTGCAAATGAACTGGGTGTTGATCTAAACCAACTACCACTAGTTGCATCAGCTCCTGAAGTAATGAGTGAAAAAGCCATAGCCATCGGTACATGGGTAACAGGACTAGGAGTTCCAGTTCACATCGGACTTATGCCTCCAGTTGAAGGAAGTCCCCTTGTGGCAAATGTACTAACTGAAGGGTTAAAAGATGTTGTTGATGGGTACTTTATAGTAGAAGGAGACCCACTTACAGCTGCGGATAAACTAACCCAAGTAATTGAAGAAAAGAGAGCGGCACTAAACATTCCTTCTGCAGTGAAGGAGGAAAAATAA
- a CDS encoding AAA family ATPase, whose amino-acid sequence MKIAVTGKGGVGKTTISAMMARRLAEKGYKVLAIDADADANFAAALGIEIKEENIRPISEMKELVEEKMGSGEGAQGLYTLNPFVGDIPERFSLHHKGVDFLAVGTVKTGGSGCYCADNKLLKRLLNHIVLKREETVIIDMEAGLEHLSRGTAQGIDAFIVVVEPGQRSLETAVNVQKMAKEIGVNKVYAIANKVRGEEELDLIKTYLKDIELLSHIPYNTNISLADLQGKSPADLADQQTINTIDTIIEKLK is encoded by the coding sequence ATGAAAATAGCCGTTACAGGAAAAGGTGGTGTGGGTAAAACCACAATATCAGCCATGATGGCGAGAAGACTGGCGGAAAAAGGATACAAAGTCCTAGCAATAGATGCCGATGCCGATGCAAACTTTGCAGCAGCCCTGGGCATAGAAATCAAAGAAGAGAACATTAGACCCATATCGGAAATGAAAGAACTAGTGGAAGAAAAAATGGGCTCAGGAGAAGGAGCACAAGGCCTATACACACTGAACCCCTTTGTGGGCGATATCCCAGAACGTTTCTCACTGCATCACAAAGGTGTGGACTTCCTAGCCGTAGGAACAGTAAAAACAGGTGGATCAGGCTGCTACTGCGCTGATAATAAACTCCTAAAAAGACTGCTAAACCATATAGTCCTAAAAAGAGAAGAAACAGTAATCATAGACATGGAAGCAGGGCTAGAACATCTATCTAGAGGAACAGCCCAAGGTATAGACGCATTTATAGTGGTGGTAGAACCAGGACAAAGAAGTCTAGAGACAGCAGTAAACGTACAAAAGATGGCTAAAGAAATAGGTGTAAACAAAGTTTACGCCATAGCAAACAAAGTCAGAGGAGAAGAAGAGCTGGACCTAATCAAGACCTACCTCAAAGACATAGAACTACTATCCCACATCCCATACAACACAAACATCTCCCTGGCAGATCTACAAGGAAAATCCCCTGCAGACCTAGCAGACCAACAAACTATCAACACAATAGATACAATCATAGAAAAATTGAAGTAA